Genomic DNA from Cucurbita pepo subsp. pepo cultivar mu-cu-16 chromosome LG13, ASM280686v2, whole genome shotgun sequence:
gtgtcgcacaattgCAAGTCTATTGCCATCATGAGTGCGATCGTGACCGGTGgtagaaaatggaagagtattttttaatttaatctaaggtattgttaaaaaaaattatgaagttaaatttgaaagagaatatagaaaaaagaatatgagATTTGATTCCTTTTCTAACTTGTTTCAATCTGTATGGAAAAATTCTGGCAATGCCACCTGGATTTTGCTAACCTGTGgtaatgattatataaataatttaatttaatttaatttaatttgtaacagtccataACTCGTTTTCATCGATTTACACGTTCCCGCTGCtaacaaaattagaagaagaagaagaagaagaagaaggagattGAAGCAAATCCAGAGATCGATTTCAGAACTGCTGGTTCGATCgagaaaaagtagaagaatCGGAAGGCGTAGCGGTGGCGAGGAACGACGGCGTGTTATTTCCGGCCATTATGACGACGATTTGAGGTTTCAGATCGGCGGCCGTTTTTGCAGGAGTATCGATCTTCGTCTTCTGGTCTTCTTCTTCGGAAGACGATGAAGAAGGTGAAGATGAAGAGAGTTTCCGGCAGGAACAAGTGAGTAAAATCAATGCGGTGAGGATGAGAAGTAGAGTTAGGCCTATTCCGCCGAAGAGATATGGTATCGGAGTGTTCCAGAGGTGGTGATGGCCGGTTTCCATGGCGGCGGGGGCGGCAGCGGCGGCTAATGACCTCATTCCTCTccctttctctgtttttttttttcttgggaGTGGGGGAATGAGAACGGAGTTTCGATGATACATGTATTTTATAGGGGAAAAGaaattccatttaatttttattaaaagtaaaaaataactattttaattaatctactataattttcaattatttatttagtgggttttcattttttttttctaactaagaatatttgaaattttatttttttagtttttaaatttttattattttaaaatattttaattcgaTACCTTGTCACCTTCCCATCTTTGATGGCAgcagacttgcgattgtgcggcacccACTTCCCAGCCTTGCGTTAAGTCAATTCAGTCTCAAGAAGTGAGTTAAACCAATTCAgccttgcgtcgcctacgacCCAgcaacgtatgctcgagcctctgtccctaattaaagaagaaagttttagaaaacgggggcTTGTGCCGCCTATGGCCAAACAACGTATGCTCGAGACTCTGGCCccaattcaagaagaaagttttagaaaacaagagCAGCAAACAACGTAAGCTTGAGCCTCTGACCCcagttcaagaataaagtTTTAGGAAACGGGGTAGtgagatttcgaaagagagttttgaaagcaagatatGAAAGATCGAAATTTGTGTTGTATATGATGCGAGaaaaaaaggcaacaacaaccgCTTATAACTATCGGGTAAGGCGATAGCCCTGACATTTTCCTACGACTAATTCTATCTTTAAAGTATGAAGTACCACATTGATGTAGATaagtgactttcaattcttttaagtttttccttTACTcgatattaatttaaatttatgatttatataaataataaaatatattagataattattgaaaaacataaaattggtataatttaaaaaaaaaaaaaaaattgaaaatttattaaaatttaaaagaccATAGTTCAAACATGGCTTccacattatatatatatatataatggcTGTTTGTTTTATTGACTATGGTGGCAACTTCCAATAAAAATGCAATAACTTGGGGGCCAAAATTGCTTTGTGGTTGATGGGCTTTTGTGAGGAACAGATCAGCATTGGGCTTAAATGAATTTGGGCCAAAAGCCCAAAGCCCAGTTCCTTCACCTGGAGGGATGAGCTGACCAAAATATATCAGCTTTTGCACATCAGTAGTATGAATTGTACCAACACTTtatcataataaaaatgtttcaactCTTTATCATAACTAAGGATTCTATCCGAAACACCCATAAACCGACAATCTGTTTGATAacgttcttgtttttttgttttctgtttttgaaaattatgctCGTTTAGTAGTCGTTTTTGAAACCGTAgccaaatttttttcaaatgagaGTTCGAAAAAACTGTCTTTGAAATTTGGCTAAGCTTTCAAAAACGCTCGAAAGTGagaaaaactaaacaaagaGAGCATAGcttaattttttgaaacagAAAACTCAAACAAAATCGTTATCAAACGGATCTATACAATTAGAGAACGAGAGAATAACAAAACCGTTGTGGAGCTTCAACGCTCTAATATGATACAACAAACTTTCAAAAGCTTAatctatgaaaattttctcataATACTAAACTCTTCAAGAACtgataaagaaagaagaagggatTTTCACCTTGGACCAGAGAGCTCCATGGCTTGGACCAACAAGGATGAGTCATCTGTGAGATCAGAGTATCTGTCAGATGAAGAGAAATCATGAGGTTTGCACTTTGTTGAGTCAACTCTCTGAGAAGCTTCCCATCTGACAGCAAGCCCTTCTCCTTCAAGCATTCTGACAACTTCTGACATCTTTGGTCTGTGTCCTGGTTGGTATTGTGTACACAACAGAGCCACTTGAACCATCTCCTCTAGCTCAACTCTGTCATAGTTGGCTTTCAGATCCTTGTCCACTAGCACTTCCAGCTTCTTCTCCTGGTGAATCTTCTTCACCTGTAATTTTAAACTCAATGtcattcattttcatcttctAATGCTCAAACCATGCCTTCCCATTTCAATCGACACGTATTCGTAACTTCCTTTGGTTTATCGATGTCGAAAGCTCGAGAGCAACACAATAACAATCGcatattttgttgtttctccTCCCTCTTGAATGAAAACTTTGAGAAGCTATAAAAGTTCTTAAGAATAATCAAAGGATAACAAAGATGAGATATGTGTATTGTTTTTATATGGTGATGCATACCCATTCAAGAATGCCTCCTTTCTGATTAGCTGCTTTGCCAAACTCAAGGGCTTTCTGCCCTGTGATCAGTTCAAGGAGTAGAATTCCGAATCCAAAAACGTCTGTTTTCTCGGATGACTGCCCAGTCGAGAGATACTCAGGAGCTATATGACCCACGGTGCCTCTCACAGCAGTTGTGACATGTGAATCTTGGTGGTCGAGAAGCTTTGCCAACCCGAAATCTCCAACGACAGCTTCGCAGTAGTCGTCGAGCAATATGTTTGCAGCCTTAACGTCTCTATGTATGATCTTTGGGTCACATTGTTCATGGAGGTATAACAATCCCCTTGAAGCTCCTATAGCAATTCTCTTCCTTGTTCCCCAGTCTAATACCGGTTTTCCTGCGAAAGAAACCGATAATTTTCTCGTGTTTCAGTGTCGGACATTGGATATTGTAGCCTGCATATGGTCAGTTATCAAATGTATAGATGGATATTCATTGATGCTCTTAAAATGGCCACCTTTGAGACGTGATGCAACGCTTCCATTAGACATATACGGGTAAACAAGAATCCTTTCGGTTGGTGTGTTGCAAAACCCGTACAGTCGGAGGAGATGACGGTGCACGGCTAGGCTGATCATCTCGACTTCAGTCTGAAACTGGATATCACCTCTACTTGCATTGCCATCTTTGAGCCTTTTAACAGCTACAACCGTTCCATCTGAAAGAATTCCTTTGTAAACATTTCCAAAACCTCCCTTTCCTAGTATGTTCTTGCTGCTGAAGTTGTTTGTTGCTATCTGAAGTTGTCTAAATTGGAACCTTCTCAGATTTCCAAGCGAAATTTCCTCATGTTGTCCGTCTGCAATTGCAGTAAGATGCATAGGACATATATTAGAATGATAATACAATCAATACTGAAGCTTAACGTTTGGCCTTATCGTTCAGTTCAGATGTTGGGATTAGCGTGAATTTAACAGTAATCATGAGAAGAAAAACTGGTACGATGCTCCAAACAATTTACCTTTTACATCGAAAAACGTCGGGCGATTGCTTCGTCTTCGCCACCATATGAACAGTCCAAATATAAGAACAATCAGACATAGGCAAGCTAGGCTCAAGCCAAATGTAAGGGCCATTTTATGACTTTTCAATCTCACAGCAGGTAAACCAGCTAAAGAAGCAAAGAGAACAGAATTCTTACAAACAATAACTACTGAATTGGAAAGGCTCTGAAGGAATTCATCAATGGCAATGTATTTACATGAACCTTACTTTGTGTACTGTTCAAGTTCATGGACATGGGCATTAGAGTTGAACCGTGGCAACCGACCTCGGACCCAGTTGCACAGATCAGAGGATTTCCAACAATGCTGCAATATCAGAAATATTATGTGAATGAGATTTCACACAGAAAACACAGACACATTCagaggaaagagagagatatatACTTGAACGTTTTGCTGGGAAATCTGGGGAGAGGACCACTGATATTGTTATAAGACACATCACTGCGTTACAAACAAATTCAGAATAAGAAACTAAATTCAAGAGCAAGCTTTCGTCAAGATGGATGAATTTGAAAAGATATGAACTTACAGAAACACAAGCTGTGTCATGTTAGCTACAGACATTGGAATTACCCCAGAAAGACTGTTGTTGTTAAGCCTCCTAAAATCATTGAAGAACAGACCAAATTAAACTAAAACATTTGAAGGAAAGCAAGCAAAAGGCATACTAGGAAGACGCTTACAAGTACTGTAGACTTCTCAAATGGCCTAAAGAAGAAGGAATTTTCCCTGTGAAGAAATTGCTTGATAGATCAAGTGTTTGGAGCTTTGAGAGCCTCTCAAGCTCTGGGGGGATTGGGCCTGTAATATTATTGTTCTGTAACAGCCTATTGAGCAATGCAAACCAATTTGGTTActtatttttgtccattttcaAGGGggagaaagaggaaaagaaaggcCTTGTCATTTTAACTTACACAATTTGAAGGTTTGTCAAATTCCCAATGCTTGAAGAAAGAGTCCCAGACAGGTTCTGACTTGGAGTCCCTCTGCATTACGTACAAAACccaccaaaagaaagaaaaaatgaatcaGAACTTCAATGGTGGATTGCCTCCATTTTCCCAACTCTTCATCTACAAATTTTGAGTTCAAATTCTTAAAGAAGAAGGTGGAGAAGAGGATTAACAGGCCAATGACAAGGCTGTCAGGGGAGCAAGTAACCATAGTCCAACTACATGGGTCAACAGAGTCTCCATCCCAATTCTCAAGCACGCCATGGGGATCTTGAAGTGAAGCTTTTATACCCATCAGAGCTTGAACTGAAATGAAACAGTGAAAAAATGAAACCATTTCCCCCAAGAAAATTCTGCATTTCCCATCTTAAAATGGCCTAAACAGACACACCCATCTtgcagaaagaaaaagaattttgttctctttttctcttactTACCTTCATAGTTAACACCTTTGGGAGATAGCAAGCCATTTATTGCAGAAGCCCAAAACAATAAAGAAGCCACAAGACAAGAAGCAGTAGCCTCAGTTCTCTTCATTCCCAGTAAATGCTCATGTACCAAAAACCAGACACAAGACAAGCAGAAGGCTGGAACTATTGCAAATGGGGGCTGGGCTAAGCTGgttgaagaacaacaacaacaaggaAAGAGGGGTCTGGCTGTTTAATAAGGAAATCTTCGAATCACAACcaatttttgtggtttttatGCCAGAAATCCCCCATCAACCAAAAATGGAGGTGGAGGGGCAGTGTGCTTTTGGTGGCAGTGAGCAGAGGCACTAACAAAGCATGCTTGTCGTTTGAGACggtaaattttgaagaatataatatGGA
This window encodes:
- the LOC111808464 gene encoding protein NSP-INTERACTING KINASE 1-like isoform X1, whose protein sequence is MAVMLIRINQQWRWCCWGTKFAISLAISSGLQVFIGRIIMLSRQKEKSLAQPPFAIVPAFCLSCVWFLVHEHLLGMKRTEATASCLVASLLFWASAINGLLSPKGVNYEVQALMGIKASLQDPHGVLENWDGDSVDPCSWTMVTCSPDSLVIGLGTPSQNLSGTLSSSIGNLTNLQIVLLQNNNITGPIPPELERLSKLQTLDLSSNFFTGKIPSSLGHLRSLQYLRLNNNSLSGVIPMSVANMTQLVFLDVSYNNISGPLPRFPSKTFNIVGNPLICATGSEVGCHGSTLMPMSMNLNSTQTGLPAVRLKSHKMALTFGLSLACLCLIVLIFGLFIWWRRRSNRPTFFDVKDGQHEEISLGNLRRFQFRQLQIATNNFSSKNILGKGGFGNVYKGILSDGTVVAVKRLKDGNASRGDIQFQTEVEMISLAVHRHLLRLYGFCNTPTERILVYPYMSNGSVASRLKGKPVLDWGTRKRIAIGASRGLLYLHEQCDPKIIHRDVKAANILLDDYCEAVVGDFGLAKLLDHQDSHVTTAVRGTVGHIAPEYLSTGQSSEKTDVFGFGILLLELITGQKALEFGKAANQKGGILEWVKKIHQEKKLEVLVDKDLKANYDRVELEEMVQVALLCTQYQPGHRPKMSEVVRMLEGEGLAVRWEASQRVDSTKCKPHDFSSSDRYSDLTDDSSLLVQAMELSGPSSSLQVKELGFGLLAQIHLSPMLICSSQKPINHKAILAPKLLHFYWKLPP
- the LOC111808464 gene encoding protein NSP-INTERACTING KINASE 1-like isoform X2 produces the protein MLSRQKEKSLAQPPFAIVPAFCLSCVWFLVHEHLLGMKRTEATASCLVASLLFWASAINGLLSPKGVNYEVQALMGIKASLQDPHGVLENWDGDSVDPCSWTMVTCSPDSLVIGLGTPSQNLSGTLSSSIGNLTNLQIVLLQNNNITGPIPPELERLSKLQTLDLSSNFFTGKIPSSLGHLRSLQYLRLNNNSLSGVIPMSVANMTQLVFLDVSYNNISGPLPRFPSKTFNIVGNPLICATGSEVGCHGSTLMPMSMNLNSTQTGLPAVRLKSHKMALTFGLSLACLCLIVLIFGLFIWWRRRSNRPTFFDVKDGQHEEISLGNLRRFQFRQLQIATNNFSSKNILGKGGFGNVYKGILSDGTVVAVKRLKDGNASRGDIQFQTEVEMISLAVHRHLLRLYGFCNTPTERILVYPYMSNGSVASRLKGKPVLDWGTRKRIAIGASRGLLYLHEQCDPKIIHRDVKAANILLDDYCEAVVGDFGLAKLLDHQDSHVTTAVRGTVGHIAPEYLSTGQSSEKTDVFGFGILLLELITGQKALEFGKAANQKGGILEWVKKIHQEKKLEVLVDKDLKANYDRVELEEMVQVALLCTQYQPGHRPKMSEVVRMLEGEGLAVRWEASQRVDSTKCKPHDFSSSDRYSDLTDDSSLLVQAMELSGPSSSLQVKELGFGLLAQIHLSPMLICSSQKPINHKAILAPKLLHFYWKLPP
- the LOC111808464 gene encoding protein NSP-INTERACTING KINASE 1-like isoform X4 — translated: MAVMLIRINQQWRWCCWGTKFAISLAISSGLQVFIGRIIMLSRQKEKSLAQPPFAIVPAFCLSCVWFLVHEHLLGMKRTEATASCLVASLLFWASAINGLLSPKGVNYEVQALMGIKASLQDPHGVLENWDGDSVDPCSWTMVTCSPDSLVIGLGTPSQNLSGTLSSSIGNLTNLQIVLLQNNNITGPIPPELERLSKLQTLDLSSNFFTGKIPSSLGHLRSLQYLRLNNNSLSGVIPMSVANMTQLVFLDVSYNNISGPLPRFPSKTFNIVGNPLICATGSEVGCHGSTLMPMSMNLNSTQTGLPAVRLKSHKMALTFGLSLACLCLIVLIFGLFIWWRRRSNRPTFFDVKDGQHEEISLGNLRRFQFRQLQIATNNFSSKNILGKGGFGNVYKGILSDGTVVAVKRLKDGNASRGDIQFQTEVEMISLAVHRHLLRLYGFCNTPTERILVYPYMSNGSVASRLKGKPVLDWGTRKRIAIGASRGLLYLHEQCDPKIIHRDVKAANILLDDYCEAVVGDFGLAKLLDHQDSHVTTAVRGTVGHIAPEYLSTGQSSEKTDVFGFGILLLELITGQKALEFGKAANQKGGILEWVKKIHQEKKLEVLVDKDLKANYDRVELEEMVQVALLCTQYQPGHRPKMSEVVRMLEGEGLAVRWEASQRVDSTKCKPHDFSSSDRYSDLTDDSSLLVQAMELSGPS
- the LOC111808464 gene encoding protein NSP-INTERACTING KINASE 1-like isoform X3; translation: MAVMLIRINQQWRWCCWGTKFAISLAISSGLQVFIGRIIMLSRQKEKSLAQPPFAIVPAFCLSCVWFLVHEHLLGMKRTEATASCLVASLLFWASAINGLLSPKGVNYEVQALMGIKASLQDPHGVLENWDGDSVDPCSWTMVTCSPDSLVIGLGTPSQNLSGTLSSSIGNLTNLQIVLLQNNNITGPIPPELERLSKLQTLDLSSNFFTGKIPSSLGHLRSLQYLRLNNNSLSGVIPMSVANMTQLVFLDVSYNNISGPLPRFPSKTFNIVGNPLICATGSEVGCHGSTLMPMSMNLNSTQTGLPAVRLKSHKMALTFGLSLACLCLIVLIFGLFIWWRRRSNRPTFFDVKDGQHEEISLGNLRRFQFRQLQIATNNFSSKNILGKGGFGNVYKGILSDGTVVAVKRLKDGNASRGDIQFQTEVEMISLAVHRHLLRLYGFCNTPTERILVYPYMSNGSVASRLKGKPVLDWGTRKRIAIGASRGLLYLHEQCDPKIIHRDVKAANILLDDYCEAVVGDFGLAKLLDHQDSHVTTAVRGTVGHIAPEYLSTGQSSEKTDVFGFGILLLELITGQKALEFGKAANQKGGILEWVKKIHQEKKLEVLVDKDLKANYDRVELEEMVQVALLCTQYQPGHRPKMSEVVRMLEGEGLAVRWEASQRVDSTKCKPHDFSSSDRYSDLTDDSSLLVQAMELSGPR